A DNA window from Hymenobacter aquaticus contains the following coding sequences:
- a CDS encoding 2Fe-2S iron-sulfur cluster-binding protein: protein MTDEVRVYVEEAPSQRREVVAPTDMALSLMEVLKASGYDIQATCGGMALCGTCHVEVLAGPALDEPSDDELAMLESLPIMTQGSRLSCQIRITNRLDGLVVRLMPQNT, encoded by the coding sequence ATGACCGACGAAGTACGCGTATATGTAGAGGAAGCGCCCAGCCAGCGGCGTGAGGTAGTAGCTCCCACCGACATGGCGCTCAGCCTGATGGAGGTGCTCAAAGCCAGCGGCTACGACATTCAGGCGACTTGCGGCGGCATGGCCCTGTGCGGCACCTGCCACGTGGAGGTGCTGGCCGGCCCCGCCCTCGACGAGCCCAGCGACGACGAGCTGGCCATGCTCGAAAGCCTGCCCATCATGACCCAGGGCAGCCGCCTGTCTTGCCAGATCCGCATCACCAACCGCCTCGACGGCCTGGTCGTGCGCCTGATGCCCCAGAATACCTAG
- a CDS encoding NAD(P)/FAD-dependent oxidoreductase, producing the protein MTNSISTDICIIGAGPVGLFAVFEAGLLKLRCHVVDALPQVGGQLSEIYPKKPIYDIPGFPDILAGDLVQNLMRQIEPFHPTFTLGERVERLAKLEDGSFQLFTTDGTEIFCKAIAIAGGLGSFEPRKPAIESLENYEGGRGVYYMVRDPETFRDQRIVIAGGGDSALDWTVFLADVAKEVTLVHRGTTFRGAADSAEKVKNLHEAGRARLVLSSNVTHVHGQDGLEAVTITANDGTAETLPVDSFIPLFGLTPKLGPIGDWGLELEDDAVKVNTLDYSTSVPGIFAIGDINTYPGKLKLILCGFHEAALMAQGAFKYINPDKKYVLKYTTVNGVPTL; encoded by the coding sequence ATGACCAATTCCATTTCTACCGATATCTGCATTATCGGAGCTGGCCCAGTGGGCTTATTCGCGGTGTTTGAAGCTGGTTTGCTGAAGTTGCGCTGCCACGTGGTCGATGCCCTGCCCCAGGTGGGCGGGCAGCTGTCCGAGATTTATCCTAAGAAGCCGATTTACGACATTCCCGGCTTCCCCGACATTCTGGCCGGCGACCTGGTCCAGAACCTGATGCGCCAGATCGAGCCTTTCCACCCCACCTTCACGCTGGGTGAGCGGGTTGAGCGCCTGGCCAAGCTCGAGGACGGCTCGTTCCAGCTGTTTACCACCGACGGCACCGAGATTTTCTGCAAAGCTATTGCCATTGCCGGCGGCCTGGGCTCGTTTGAGCCCCGCAAGCCCGCCATCGAAAGCCTGGAAAACTACGAAGGCGGCCGCGGCGTGTACTACATGGTGCGCGACCCGGAAACCTTCCGCGACCAGCGCATCGTCATTGCCGGCGGCGGCGACTCGGCCCTTGACTGGACCGTGTTTCTGGCCGACGTAGCCAAGGAAGTAACCCTGGTGCACCGGGGCACCACCTTCCGCGGCGCCGCCGACTCGGCCGAGAAGGTGAAAAATCTGCACGAAGCCGGCCGGGCCCGGCTGGTGCTCTCCTCGAACGTGACCCACGTGCACGGCCAGGACGGGCTGGAAGCCGTGACCATCACGGCCAACGACGGCACGGCCGAAACCCTGCCCGTCGACTCGTTTATTCCCCTGTTCGGCCTCACGCCCAAGCTCGGCCCGATTGGCGACTGGGGCCTGGAGCTGGAAGACGACGCGGTGAAGGTCAACACCCTGGATTATTCGACCTCCGTACCCGGCATTTTCGCCATCGGCGACATCAACACGTATCCGGGCAAGCTCAAGCTCATTCTGTGCGGCTTCCACGAGGCCGCGCTGATGGCCCAGGGCGCCTTCAAATACATCAACCCCGACAAAAAGTACGTGCTCAAGTACACGACCGTCAACGGGGTACCAACTCTGTAG
- a CDS encoding glutamate synthase subunit beta, whose product MGHVTGFKEFSRELPAKSAPQERVQHNHEFVGTYSEPQLQQQAARCMDCGIPFCHAGCPLGNIIPEFNDAVHQQDWLAAYQILASTNNFPEFTGRICPAPCESACVLSIHSAPVAIEEIEKHIIEIAFSKGYVQPTAPVLKSGKTVAVVGSGPAGLAAAAQLTKAGHSVTVFERDDRPGGLLRYGIPDFKLDKWVIDRRIQLLEADGVVFRCNTNIGQDVPAEELTRTFDAVVLAGGATIPRDLSLPGRELPGIHFAMNYLTQHNRRVSNLPVSGEALWAEGHDVVVIGSGDTGSDCVGTANRQRARSITQFALMHQPSAERPAHTPWPQEPAIFRSSTSHEEGCQRYWGIHTKAFLSDDHGRLRALLVTDITWETDVLGRRLHFTEIDGSEREIPCTMVLLALGFAAPQYEGLLQQLGVELDDRGNVRAREGEYSTSVPKVFVAGDMRRGQSLVVWAISEGREVARRVDALLTGKTALPSKDAVGMFA is encoded by the coding sequence ATGGGACACGTCACCGGTTTCAAGGAATTCAGTCGGGAGCTGCCCGCCAAGTCCGCGCCCCAGGAGCGGGTGCAGCACAACCACGAGTTTGTGGGCACTTATTCTGAGCCCCAGCTCCAGCAGCAGGCCGCGCGGTGCATGGACTGCGGCATTCCGTTTTGCCACGCCGGCTGCCCGCTGGGCAACATCATTCCCGAGTTCAACGACGCGGTGCACCAGCAGGACTGGCTGGCGGCCTACCAGATTCTGGCGTCGACCAACAACTTCCCCGAATTCACCGGCCGCATCTGCCCCGCGCCCTGCGAGTCGGCCTGCGTGCTGAGCATCCACTCGGCCCCGGTGGCCATCGAGGAAATCGAGAAGCACATCATCGAAATTGCCTTCAGCAAAGGCTACGTGCAGCCCACGGCCCCGGTGCTGAAGTCGGGCAAAACGGTGGCCGTGGTGGGCTCGGGTCCGGCCGGGCTGGCTGCGGCGGCCCAGCTCACCAAGGCCGGCCACTCGGTCACGGTGTTTGAGCGCGACGACCGGCCCGGCGGGCTGCTGCGCTACGGCATTCCCGACTTCAAGCTCGACAAGTGGGTCATTGACCGCCGCATTCAGCTGCTGGAAGCCGACGGCGTGGTGTTTCGCTGCAATACCAACATTGGCCAGGATGTGCCCGCCGAGGAGCTGACCCGCACCTTCGACGCGGTAGTGCTGGCCGGCGGGGCCACCATCCCGCGCGACCTGAGCCTGCCGGGCCGGGAGCTGCCGGGCATTCACTTCGCCATGAACTACCTCACCCAGCACAACCGCCGGGTGAGCAACCTGCCGGTCAGCGGCGAAGCGCTGTGGGCCGAAGGGCACGACGTGGTAGTTATTGGCAGCGGCGACACGGGTTCCGACTGCGTGGGCACGGCCAACCGGCAGCGGGCCCGCTCCATCACCCAGTTTGCCCTCATGCATCAGCCCTCCGCCGAGCGGCCCGCCCACACGCCCTGGCCCCAGGAGCCGGCCATTTTCCGAAGCAGCACCTCCCACGAGGAAGGCTGCCAGCGCTACTGGGGCATTCATACCAAGGCCTTTCTGAGCGACGACCACGGCCGGCTGCGGGCCCTGCTCGTGACGGACATTACCTGGGAAACCGACGTGCTGGGCCGCCGCCTGCACTTCACCGAAATCGACGGCTCGGAGCGCGAAATTCCCTGCACGATGGTGCTGCTGGCCCTGGGCTTTGCCGCGCCCCAGTACGAGGGCTTGCTCCAGCAGCTCGGGGTAGAGCTCGACGACCGGGGCAACGTGCGGGCCCGGGAAGGAGAATATTCGACCAGCGTGCCCAAGGTCTTCGTGGCCGGCGACATGCGCCGGGGCCAGTCGTTGGTGGTCTGGGCCATTTCAGAGGGGCGCGAGGTGGCCCGCCGGGTCGATGCGCTGCTCACGGGCAAAACCGCGTTGCCCAGCAAAGACGCCGTGGGCATGTTTGCCTGA
- the gltB gene encoding glutamate synthase large subunit, which produces MNPDIAAQGLYRPEFEHDACGTGFITYLNGQKSHQIISDALTMLENMEHRGACGCDSDSGDGAGILLQLPHWFFLEECTALSIRLPEPGSYGVGMVFLPKKPSTKDACRQLMHEAATKLGLPVLGFRPVPVRPSGIGPTALAAEPDMEQVFIGRPAGVTNPEDFERKLYVLRRYVGKLVLEANLKAGGDFYFASLSCKTIVYKGQLTTYQVRGYFPDLSDERVTSAFGMVHSRFSTNTFPSWKLAQPFRLLAHNGEINTLRGNLNWFYAGMRSYASPYFSPEEMDMLLPVIDEGQSDSACLDNIVEILLHSGRSLPHVMMMLVPEAWDGNTQMDPWKKAFYEFHATFMAPWDGPAALIFTDGQQIGAMLDRNGLRPLRYVVTDDGRVMVASEAGVLTIPESTVIQKGRLQPGKMLLIDTVAGQIITDQGIKARAAAQQPYGEWLNDYQIRLEELPEPRQVFTDLAADSVFKYHQVFGYTREDIDTIITPMALEAKEPIGSMGVDVPLAILSDQPQHLSSYFKQFFAQVTNPPIDPIRERLVMSLATFIGNNGNILDEDKMHCHCVALRQPILTNHELEKLRSIDTGLFNAKTLLSYFKADGQPGSLQDGLARLCRYAEDAVKDGFEVLILSDRGLDSKHAPIPSLLAVSAVHHHLIRKGYRGSVGLVVEAGDVWEVHHFACLLSFGATAINPYLALATIQTMQQSGGFNTSQDAGQLVKNYVKAVCDGLLKIFSKMGISTLQSYHGAQVFEILGLNQQVVDHYFTGAVTRIGGLGLDEIARETLYKHFQGFKSSTPEEQQLLPDGGVYQWRRRGEAHMFNPETVHLLQLATRTGNYETYRRYARLVNEQPERMFTLRGLLDFARHRPSISIEEVEPAENIMKRFATGAMSFGSISHEAHSTLAIAMNRIGGKSNTGEGGEDPMRYEKMANGDSMRSAIKQIASARFGVTAHYLTNADELQIKMAQGAKPGEGGQLPGHKVDSWIAKVRHATPGVGLISPPPHHDIYSIEDLAQLIFDLKNANRAARINVKLVSKAGVGTIAAGVAKAHADVILIAGYDGGTGASPISSIKHAGLPWELGLAEAHQTLLRNQLRSRVVLQADGQLKTGRDLAVAALLGAEEWGVATAALVAGGCVMMRKCHLNTCPVGVATQDPELRKLFSGQPEHIVNLFRFLAEELREIMAELGFRTIHDMVGRTQFLKVREGITHWKARHLDLSGVLHPAANPSGGTLYHSQAQDHGLDNILDWQLLAQAEQALNERIPVFAEFAVRNTDRTIGTLLSNEIAKRYHAAGLPENTINYRFRGSAGQSFGAFSVKGLSFALEGEANDYVGKGLSGAQLAIFPSADGKFVPEHNIIIGNVALYGATSGELFVRGQAGERFAVRNSGATAVVEGVGDHGCEYMTGGRALVLGRTGRNFAAGMSGGIAWVYDPDGTFPDNCNQEMVELDPLDADDEAQIQALLRKHQQLTGSQLAGYLLGNWPEEAGRFVKVFPSEYKKVLQAAQYAAAQ; this is translated from the coding sequence ATGAATCCCGATATAGCAGCCCAGGGTCTGTACCGCCCCGAGTTTGAGCACGACGCCTGTGGTACGGGCTTTATTACCTATCTGAACGGCCAGAAGTCGCACCAGATTATCAGCGACGCGCTGACCATGCTGGAGAATATGGAGCACCGCGGCGCCTGCGGCTGCGACTCCGACTCGGGCGACGGGGCCGGCATCCTGCTGCAGCTGCCCCACTGGTTTTTCCTGGAAGAATGCACCGCCCTGAGCATCCGGCTGCCCGAGCCCGGCAGCTACGGCGTGGGCATGGTGTTTCTGCCCAAAAAGCCCTCGACCAAGGACGCCTGCCGCCAGCTCATGCACGAGGCGGCCACCAAGCTGGGCCTGCCGGTGCTGGGCTTCCGGCCGGTGCCCGTGCGCCCCAGCGGCATCGGGCCCACGGCCCTGGCCGCCGAGCCCGACATGGAGCAGGTCTTCATTGGCCGGCCGGCCGGCGTGACGAATCCGGAGGACTTTGAGCGGAAGCTTTACGTGCTGCGGCGCTACGTCGGCAAGCTGGTGCTGGAAGCCAACCTCAAGGCCGGCGGCGACTTTTACTTCGCCTCGTTGTCGTGCAAAACCATCGTCTACAAGGGCCAGCTCACCACCTACCAGGTGCGCGGCTACTTCCCCGATTTGTCCGACGAGCGGGTCACCTCGGCGTTCGGCATGGTCCATTCGCGCTTTTCGACCAACACGTTTCCGTCGTGGAAGCTGGCCCAGCCGTTTCGGCTCTTGGCGCATAATGGCGAAATCAACACGCTGCGGGGCAATCTGAACTGGTTTTACGCCGGCATGCGCAGCTACGCGTCGCCCTACTTTTCCCCGGAGGAAATGGACATGCTGCTGCCCGTTATTGATGAAGGGCAGTCAGACTCGGCCTGCCTGGACAACATCGTGGAAATCCTGCTGCACTCGGGCCGCTCGTTGCCCCACGTGATGATGATGCTGGTGCCCGAGGCCTGGGACGGCAACACCCAGATGGACCCGTGGAAAAAGGCGTTTTACGAGTTTCATGCCACCTTTATGGCCCCTTGGGACGGTCCGGCCGCCCTTATTTTCACCGACGGCCAGCAGATCGGGGCCATGCTGGACCGCAACGGGCTACGGCCGTTGCGCTACGTCGTGACGGACGACGGGCGGGTGATGGTGGCCTCCGAAGCCGGGGTTTTGACCATTCCCGAGTCGACCGTTATTCAGAAGGGCCGGTTGCAACCGGGCAAGATGCTACTGATTGACACTGTGGCCGGCCAGATTATCACCGACCAGGGCATCAAGGCCCGGGCCGCGGCCCAGCAGCCCTACGGCGAGTGGCTCAACGACTACCAGATCCGGCTGGAAGAGCTGCCCGAGCCCCGGCAGGTGTTTACCGACCTGGCCGCCGACTCGGTGTTCAAGTACCACCAGGTGTTCGGCTACACCCGGGAGGACATCGACACGATTATCACGCCCATGGCCCTGGAAGCCAAGGAACCCATTGGCTCGATGGGCGTGGACGTGCCCCTGGCTATCCTCTCCGACCAGCCTCAGCATTTGAGCAGCTACTTCAAACAATTCTTTGCCCAGGTCACCAACCCGCCGATTGACCCGATTCGGGAGCGGCTGGTGATGAGCCTGGCTACCTTTATCGGCAACAACGGCAACATCCTCGACGAGGACAAGATGCACTGTCACTGCGTGGCCCTGCGCCAGCCCATCCTGACCAACCACGAGCTGGAAAAGCTGCGCAGCATCGACACGGGCCTGTTTAACGCCAAAACCCTGCTGTCTTACTTCAAGGCCGACGGCCAGCCCGGCTCCTTGCAGGACGGCCTGGCCCGCCTGTGCCGCTACGCCGAAGACGCGGTGAAGGACGGCTTCGAGGTGCTGATCCTCTCCGACCGGGGCCTGGATTCCAAGCACGCCCCGATTCCGTCCTTGCTGGCCGTGTCGGCCGTGCATCACCACCTGATCCGCAAGGGCTACCGGGGCTCGGTGGGCCTCGTGGTAGAGGCCGGCGACGTGTGGGAAGTGCACCACTTTGCCTGCCTGCTCTCCTTCGGGGCCACGGCCATCAACCCGTATCTGGCCCTGGCGACCATCCAGACCATGCAGCAGAGCGGCGGGTTCAACACCAGTCAGGACGCCGGGCAGCTGGTGAAAAACTACGTGAAGGCCGTGTGCGACGGGCTGCTGAAGATTTTCTCCAAGATGGGCATCAGCACCCTGCAAAGCTACCACGGCGCCCAGGTGTTCGAGATTCTGGGGCTGAACCAGCAGGTGGTGGACCACTATTTCACCGGGGCCGTAACCCGCATCGGCGGGCTGGGCCTGGATGAAATTGCCCGCGAAACACTCTACAAGCACTTTCAGGGCTTCAAGAGCAGCACGCCCGAGGAGCAGCAGCTCTTGCCCGACGGCGGCGTGTACCAGTGGCGGCGCCGGGGCGAGGCCCACATGTTCAATCCCGAAACCGTGCATTTGCTGCAACTGGCCACCCGCACCGGCAACTACGAAACCTACCGGCGCTACGCCCGCCTGGTCAATGAGCAGCCCGAGCGGATGTTTACCCTGCGCGGCCTGCTGGATTTTGCCCGCCACCGTCCTTCGATTTCCATTGAGGAAGTGGAGCCGGCCGAAAATATCATGAAGCGCTTCGCCACCGGGGCCATGTCGTTTGGCTCGATTTCGCACGAGGCCCACAGCACCCTGGCCATTGCCATGAACCGCATCGGCGGCAAAAGCAACACCGGGGAAGGCGGTGAGGACCCGATGCGCTACGAGAAAATGGCGAATGGCGACTCCATGCGCTCAGCCATCAAGCAGATTGCCTCGGCCCGCTTCGGCGTCACGGCCCACTACCTGACCAATGCCGACGAGCTGCAGATCAAGATGGCCCAGGGCGCTAAGCCGGGCGAAGGCGGGCAGCTGCCGGGCCACAAGGTGGACAGTTGGATTGCCAAGGTGCGGCACGCTACGCCCGGCGTGGGTTTGATTTCGCCCCCACCCCACCACGACATTTACTCGATTGAGGACCTGGCTCAGCTGATTTTCGATTTAAAAAACGCCAACCGCGCCGCCCGCATCAACGTCAAGCTGGTGTCGAAGGCCGGCGTGGGCACCATTGCGGCCGGCGTCGCCAAAGCCCACGCCGACGTCATCCTCATTGCCGGCTATGATGGCGGCACCGGCGCTTCGCCCATCAGCTCCATCAAGCACGCCGGCCTGCCCTGGGAACTGGGTTTGGCCGAAGCTCACCAGACGCTGCTGCGCAACCAGCTCCGCAGCCGCGTGGTGCTGCAGGCCGACGGGCAGCTCAAAACCGGCCGCGACCTGGCTGTAGCCGCGCTGCTCGGGGCCGAGGAATGGGGCGTGGCTACGGCGGCCCTGGTAGCGGGCGGCTGCGTGATGATGCGCAAGTGCCACCTCAACACCTGCCCCGTGGGCGTGGCCACCCAGGACCCGGAGCTGCGCAAGCTCTTCAGCGGGCAGCCCGAGCACATTGTCAACCTGTTCCGCTTCCTGGCCGAAGAGTTGCGCGAAATCATGGCCGAGCTGGGTTTCCGCACGATACACGACATGGTGGGCCGCACCCAGTTTCTGAAAGTGCGCGAGGGAATAACCCACTGGAAAGCCCGCCACCTCGACCTCTCGGGCGTGCTCCACCCGGCCGCTAACCCCTCGGGCGGCACGCTCTACCACAGCCAGGCCCAGGACCACGGCCTGGACAACATCCTCGACTGGCAACTATTAGCGCAAGCTGAGCAGGCTTTAAATGAGCGGATTCCGGTGTTTGCCGAGTTTGCCGTCCGCAACACCGACCGGACCATTGGCACGCTGCTCTCCAACGAAATTGCCAAGCGCTACCACGCCGCCGGCCTGCCCGAGAATACCATCAACTACCGTTTCCGCGGCTCGGCGGGGCAAAGCTTCGGGGCCTTCAGCGTGAAGGGCCTCTCGTTTGCCCTCGAAGGCGAAGCCAACGACTACGTGGGAAAAGGCCTTTCCGGGGCCCAGCTGGCCATTTTCCCGTCCGCCGACGGCAAGTTTGTCCCCGAGCACAACATCATTATCGGCAACGTGGCCCTCTACGGCGCGACTTCCGGGGAGCTGTTTGTGCGCGGGCAGGCCGGGGAGCGGTTTGCGGTGCGCAACTCCGGGGCCACGGCCGTGGTGGAGGGCGTCGGGGACCATGGCTGCGAGTACATGACCGGCGGCCGGGCCCTGGTGCTGGGCCGCACCGGCCGCAACTTCGCCGCCGGCATGAGCGGGGGCATAGCCTGGGTCTACGACCCCGATGGCACTTTTCCCGACAACTGCAACCAGGAAATGGTGGAGCTCGACCCGCTCGACGCCGACGACGAAGCCCAGATTCAGGCCCTGCTGCGCAAGCACCAGCAGCTGACCGGCAGCCAGCTGGCGGGCTACCTGCTGGGCAACTGGCCCGAGGAGGCCGGGCGCTTCGTCAAGGTCTTTCCCTCCGAATACAAGAAAGTATTGCAGGCCGCGCAGTACGCGGCGGCTCAGTAA
- a CDS encoding response regulator transcription factor, which translates to MNILLIEDDLIGAALLKRSLEHHGARVAVALDTASARPMLAGAPYTAVLLKADLPDDSAFALCGYVRQHFAKLSVLMFTAQASTEQKLRGFDAGADDYLIKPFAFGELLARLRALHRRYPAVEPPEPVLKVADLQLFGSSKIVKRGDKRIDLTGRELALLEYFMHNQGRAVTRQEIVQKVWDLAFDTRTNVVDVYVNYLRKKVDKNFTPKLIHTLNGIGYILEDRAA; encoded by the coding sequence ATGAACATCTTACTGATTGAAGACGATTTGATTGGGGCGGCGCTGCTCAAGCGCAGCCTCGAACACCACGGGGCCCGGGTGGCCGTGGCCCTGGATACGGCCTCGGCCCGGCCCATGCTGGCGGGCGCGCCCTACACGGCCGTGCTGCTCAAGGCCGACTTGCCCGACGACAGCGCCTTTGCGCTGTGCGGCTACGTCCGGCAGCACTTCGCCAAGCTTTCGGTGCTCATGTTTACGGCCCAGGCCAGCACCGAGCAGAAGCTGCGGGGCTTCGACGCCGGGGCCGACGACTACCTGATTAAGCCCTTTGCGTTTGGGGAGCTGCTGGCCCGGCTGCGGGCCCTGCACCGCCGCTACCCGGCCGTGGAGCCGCCCGAGCCCGTGCTGAAGGTGGCCGATTTGCAACTGTTTGGCAGCAGCAAAATCGTGAAGCGCGGCGACAAGCGCATCGACCTCACGGGCCGGGAGCTGGCCTTGCTGGAGTATTTCATGCACAATCAGGGCCGGGCCGTGACGCGCCAGGAAATCGTGCAGAAAGTCTGGGATTTGGCCTTCGACACCCGCACCAACGTGGTGGACGTGTACGTGAACTACCTGCGCAAAAAGGTGGACAAGAACTTCACGCCCAAGCTGATTCATACCCTCAACGGCATCGGCTACATTCTGGAAGACCGGGCCGCCTGA
- a CDS encoding SulP family inorganic anion transporter: MSTVAGSSKTWDFSYFKSDFQGGLVSFLVAVPLCLGIALASGAPLFSGIIAGIVGGLVVGALSRSAVSISGPEAGLILVVVSSLEALGSFKTLQLAICVAGLMQLVMGVAKAGIISNFFPSSVIKGMLAAIGIILILKQLPHVLGYDADAVESLALFSWNGGNLEGLLEHALREFNATALVIALVSLAILIAWEQPFFKRNKVLSAVPAALIVIIVGITINTLAGLLSPAYMLGGTHLVRLPVPTSADEFIGLFTLPDFSQLANVKVYSAAFSIALVASLEALLAVEATDELDPLKRKTPTNRELKAQGVGNLVSGLLGGLPLTSVIVRSSVSINAGGRTKLAALMHGSFLLLSVILFPRLLNLIPWAALAGILLVTGYKLARISIFRQHFQAGLTEFLPFIVTIGAILLTDLLIGIGIGAAVGFFFVLRETYKNAHFFQSYSVEGQEHLRISLGEHVSFLNKASIMTVLKDIPVNTTVEIDGTNSAFIDRDVLGAIENFRETARQRNIRLIFLRKGDDYAQNLAGQPHVSGKEADFEAYYKLFENNRNWVAEKLRRNPRFFEATAQQTPKFLFIGCSDNHVSVSEMTGTAPGEVFVHRNVANLVVSTDLNLASVLQYAVQELQIQHIIVCGHYGCRGVKAAMQNEDEGAVSSWLSTVREVMQQHQHELGALETEEERYRRLVELNVIEQVYNLHQTATVQQAETPLHLHGWVYDIHGGVIRDLEVDVRRDFAEYDTIFRYQVAPEGLRRLAGTLHQPPSIYSVSTGAGRGPIIAIPPFDADAALGVP, translated from the coding sequence ATGTCTACCGTAGCCGGCAGTTCCAAAACCTGGGACTTTTCCTATTTCAAGAGTGACTTCCAGGGCGGACTCGTGTCGTTTCTGGTGGCCGTGCCGCTGTGTCTGGGCATAGCCCTGGCCTCGGGGGCCCCGCTGTTTTCGGGCATTATTGCCGGCATCGTCGGGGGCCTGGTAGTGGGGGCGCTGAGCCGCTCGGCCGTGAGTATCTCGGGGCCGGAAGCGGGCCTGATTCTGGTGGTGGTGAGCAGTTTGGAGGCGCTGGGTTCGTTCAAGACGCTACAGCTGGCCATCTGCGTGGCGGGCCTCATGCAGCTGGTGATGGGCGTGGCCAAGGCCGGCATCATCAGCAACTTCTTTCCCTCGTCGGTGATTAAAGGCATGCTGGCGGCCATCGGCATCATCCTGATTCTGAAGCAGCTGCCCCACGTGCTGGGCTACGACGCCGACGCGGTGGAGTCGCTGGCGCTGTTTTCCTGGAACGGCGGCAACCTGGAAGGCCTGCTGGAGCACGCCCTGCGCGAGTTCAACGCCACGGCTTTGGTTATTGCCCTGGTCAGCCTAGCTATTCTCATTGCCTGGGAGCAGCCGTTTTTCAAGCGGAACAAGGTGCTGTCGGCGGTGCCGGCGGCGCTGATTGTTATCATCGTGGGCATTACCATCAACACGCTGGCCGGCCTGCTCAGCCCGGCTTACATGCTGGGCGGCACCCACCTGGTACGGCTGCCCGTGCCCACCAGCGCCGACGAGTTTATCGGCCTGTTTACCCTGCCCGACTTCTCGCAGCTGGCCAACGTGAAGGTGTACTCGGCGGCGTTTTCCATTGCCCTGGTGGCTAGCCTGGAAGCCCTGCTGGCCGTGGAAGCCACCGACGAGCTGGACCCGCTGAAGCGCAAAACGCCCACCAACCGCGAGCTGAAGGCCCAGGGCGTGGGCAACCTGGTGAGCGGCCTGCTCGGCGGCTTGCCCCTGACCTCGGTGATTGTGCGCAGCTCGGTGAGCATCAACGCCGGGGGGCGCACTAAGCTGGCGGCCCTGATGCACGGCAGCTTTTTGCTGCTGAGCGTGATTCTGTTCCCCCGGCTGCTGAACCTGATTCCGTGGGCCGCGCTGGCCGGCATCCTGCTCGTGACGGGCTACAAGCTGGCCCGCATCAGCATCTTCCGCCAGCATTTCCAGGCCGGCCTCACCGAGTTTCTGCCCTTTATCGTCACCATCGGGGCCATTCTGCTGACCGATCTGCTGATTGGTATCGGCATTGGGGCGGCCGTGGGGTTCTTCTTCGTGCTGCGCGAAACCTACAAGAATGCCCACTTTTTCCAGAGCTACTCGGTAGAAGGCCAGGAGCATCTGCGCATCAGCCTGGGCGAGCATGTCTCGTTTCTGAACAAGGCCAGCATCATGACCGTGCTCAAGGACATTCCGGTGAACACCACGGTGGAAATCGACGGGACCAACTCGGCCTTTATCGACCGGGACGTGCTGGGGGCCATTGAGAACTTCCGCGAAACGGCCCGGCAGCGCAACATCCGGCTGATTTTCCTGCGCAAAGGCGACGACTACGCCCAGAACCTGGCCGGCCAGCCCCACGTGAGCGGCAAGGAAGCCGACTTCGAGGCCTACTACAAGCTGTTCGAAAACAACCGCAACTGGGTGGCCGAAAAGCTGCGCCGCAACCCCCGCTTTTTCGAAGCCACGGCCCAGCAGACGCCCAAGTTCCTGTTCATCGGCTGCTCCGACAACCACGTGTCGGTGAGTGAGATGACCGGCACGGCGCCCGGCGAAGTCTTCGTGCACCGCAACGTGGCCAACCTGGTGGTCAGCACCGATCTGAACCTGGCCTCGGTGCTGCAATATGCCGTGCAGGAGCTCCAGATTCAGCACATCATTGTGTGTGGGCACTACGGCTGCCGGGGCGTGAAAGCGGCCATGCAGAACGAGGACGAAGGCGCGGTGAGCAGCTGGCTGAGCACGGTGCGCGAGGTGATGCAGCAGCACCAGCACGAGCTGGGCGCGCTGGAAACCGAGGAGGAACGGTACCGCCGCCTGGTGGAGCTCAACGTCATCGAGCAGGTGTACAACCTGCACCAGACCGCCACCGTGCAGCAGGCCGAAACCCCGCTGCACCTGCACGGCTGGGTCTACGACATTCACGGCGGCGTTATCCGGGACCTGGAAGTGGACGTGCGCCGCGACTTTGCCGAGTACGACACCATTTTCCGCTACCAGGTAGCCCCCGAGGGGTTGCGCCGCCTGGCCGGCACGCTGCATCAGCCGCCGTCCATCTACTCGGTAAGCACCGGGGCGGGCCGCGGGCCCATCATTGCCATTCCGCCCTTCGACGCCGACGCGGCCCTGGGCGTGCCGTAG